A window of Paenibacillus phoenicis genomic DNA:
CACTCGGGACATCCAAGATCACTTAGCTCATCTGTACGGCATTGACGTGTCTCCGACGATGATCTCGAACGTGACCAATAAGCTCATCCCCCTCGTTAAACAATGGCAAAACCGTCCGCTGCAAGGCGTGTATGCCGTTGTATTTATGGACGCCATTCATTTTAAGGTGAAGCAGGACGGCGCGATCGTAAATAAGGCAGCCTACATGGTCATCGGCATCGATCTCGACGGAAACAAGGACGTTCCCGGCATGTGGATCGGGGAGAATGAGTCCTCGAAGTTTTGGTTTAGTATGCTCAATGATCTGAAAAACCGCGGCGTTCAAGACATTCTCATTACATGTGTGGATAATCTCACCGGCTTTTCGCAGGCTATTACCGCTTGCTATCCGAATACGGAAATCCAGAAGTGTGTGATCCACCAGATTCGCAATTCAACGCGCTATGTATCCTACAAGGATTTGAAGAAGGTCACGGCTGATTTGAAGCCCATCTACAAGGCTGCAACGGAGGACATGGCCTTAGTAGAACTTGATCGATTCGAGGAGACCTGGGGCAATAAGTATCCGCTGATCGTGCGTTCTTGGCGCACAAACTGGGATGAGATTGCAACTTTCTTCAAGTATCCTCCGGAAATTCGTAAGCTCATCTATACGACCAACATGATTGAAAGCTACCATCGTCAACTACGTAAGGTCACGAAGGGAAAGAGCATATTCCCATCTGACGAATCCTTACTCAAGATGCTTTATCTCGCTACGATGGATGTTACTCGCAAGTGGACAGGCCGTGTCCAGAATTGGGGACAGATCTTGCTGCAGCTCTCCGTTTTCTTTCCGGATCGCATCGGCCCCCATCTACGTTAATTGATTCCGGCATTTTCACTAGGAGGGTTTACACAAAATTCTTGACAGACTCACCAAAATATAAATTACCTTGAGCTTTTGTATACTAAAGTTCAAGATAATTTGTTGATATATACACGTCATAATGGGCTATCTTATACCTCTGAGGGACGCATAACAAATGAGTATACGGAAGACAAGCAATTTGAGATGTTCGCGGAAGCAGTGGGCGCTAAATAACTTCAGCATCCATGACTTGGACCATTTCAAAGTAACCCGGAGTGGAATTGGGCGCAATTCCACAATCCGAAGGATTTGGCGATTTCGCTAAGCCTCGAGGCATCCGAGCTGTTGGAGAATTTCCAATGGAAATCGTCTGAAGACGCGGTATCGCAGAAAAAACAAGAAATCGCCGACGAACTGGCCGACGTGCCTGATCTACTCGATTTATCTGGCCGATGCGCTGGACC
This region includes:
- a CDS encoding IS256 family transposase, giving the protein MNTVAPKFSRDQVKAFIKDNDLKTMADVQSALKELFADTLQEMLETELDHELGYAKHDVANKQTKNSRNGKSKKMITSEYREQEIRVPRDRNGEFEPMIVKKHQSNVTGIEEQIIAMYAKGVSTRDIQDHLAHLYGIDVSPTMISNVTNKLIPLVKQWQNRPLQGVYAVVFMDAIHFKVKQDGAIVNKAAYMVIGIDLDGNKDVPGMWIGENESSKFWFSMLNDLKNRGVQDILITCVDNLTGFSQAITACYPNTEIQKCVIHQIRNSTRYVSYKDLKKVTADLKPIYKAATEDMALVELDRFEETWGNKYPLIVRSWRTNWDEIATFFKYPPEIRKLIYTTNMIESYHRQLRKVTKGKSIFPSDESLLKMLYLATMDVTRKWTGRVQNWGQILLQLSVFFPDRIGPHLR